One Blastopirellula marina genomic region harbors:
- a CDS encoding glutamate-5-semialdehyde dehydrogenase, with translation MAIADDLDLATYCTETAEKAQAASRVLGTVSGQAKNDWLRASAAALRSSFESIAEANAKDIANAPQYGLTDAQIDRLRLTKDRVEGIAAALEEIAMFPDPIGATIESSVRPNGLAIQKIRVPLGVVFFIYESRPNVTADAAAICVKSGNAVILRGGKEAMHSSQAIVSILQDQAVEFGIPADALQLVSTTDRAAVGHFLKLNQYIDVAIPRGGEGLIRRVSEEATMPVIKHFAGNCHVYVDRAADLEMAVKITFNSKCHRYGVCNAAESLVVHNDVAEQFLPMIAEAFAKEGVEMRGDAKTCSIVSTAKQATEEDFGAEFLGPIISVKVVDNIDEAIAHINKYSSKHTESIVTENLAASRKFSAQIDSSAVMVNASTRFNDGGEFGLGAEIGISTDKFHARGPCGIEALTSYKYIVMGEGHVRK, from the coding sequence ATGGCGATTGCTGACGATCTCGACTTAGCCACCTACTGCACAGAAACGGCTGAAAAAGCTCAGGCCGCGTCGCGTGTCCTGGGGACCGTTTCGGGTCAGGCCAAGAATGACTGGCTGCGTGCCTCGGCAGCTGCTCTGCGCAGCAGTTTCGAGAGCATCGCCGAGGCGAACGCCAAAGATATCGCTAACGCTCCGCAGTATGGCCTGACCGACGCCCAGATCGACCGGCTTCGCCTAACTAAGGATCGGGTCGAAGGGATTGCCGCGGCCCTGGAAGAGATCGCCATGTTCCCCGATCCGATCGGGGCCACGATCGAGTCGTCTGTTCGTCCCAACGGTTTGGCGATTCAAAAGATTCGCGTGCCGCTGGGGGTCGTGTTCTTCATTTACGAATCACGGCCGAATGTGACCGCCGATGCGGCTGCCATTTGTGTGAAGAGCGGCAACGCGGTGATCCTGCGTGGTGGCAAGGAAGCGATGCATTCGTCGCAGGCCATCGTCAGCATCCTGCAAGATCAAGCCGTGGAGTTTGGCATTCCTGCCGATGCGCTGCAATTAGTCTCCACCACCGATCGCGCAGCTGTTGGCCATTTCCTGAAACTCAACCAATACATCGATGTCGCGATTCCTCGCGGCGGCGAAGGTCTCATCCGCCGCGTCAGTGAAGAAGCGACCATGCCGGTCATCAAGCACTTTGCCGGTAATTGCCACGTTTACGTCGATCGAGCGGCCGATTTGGAGATGGCCGTGAAGATTACCTTCAACAGCAAGTGTCATCGCTATGGGGTCTGCAACGCAGCTGAATCCCTGGTAGTACATAATGACGTCGCCGAACAGTTCCTGCCGATGATCGCGGAAGCGTTCGCGAAGGAAGGGGTTGAGATGCGGGGGGACGCTAAGACTTGCTCCATCGTCTCGACAGCCAAACAGGCAACCGAAGAAGATTTTGGCGCGGAATTCCTGGGGCCGATCATTTCAGTGAAGGTCGTCGACAACATCGACGAGGCGATCGCCCACATCAACAAATACAGCTCGAAGCACACCGAATCGATCGTGACCGAGAACCTGGCCGCCAGCCGCAAGTTCTCGGCTCAGATCGATAGTTCAGCCGTGATGGTCAATGCGAGCACCCGTTTCAACGACGGTGGCGAGTTCGGCCTGGGTGCGGAAATCGGGATCAGCACCGACAAGTTCCACGCACGCGGCCCTTGCGGCATCGAGGCTCTCACGAGCTACAAATACATCGTCATGGGAGAAGGTCACGTTCGGAAATAG
- the fliM gene encoding flagellar motor switch protein FliM: MSDNVLSQAEVESLLNAMETSAEPAKSPVAPVADTGSPSRGLRGREKVTPYDFKRPERVGKDQMRALQSMHEGFSRNFGAALSALLRSIVEVKLTSVDQLTYSEFVFSLENPSCFNLLVAEPLEGNLILDINPSILYPIIDRLLGGGKESTPASRRPLTEIELTLVSRISDLFLIELKDAWENVLPLNLRVVRVESNPQLVQIVPPNEVVVLVSFELAIGDVRGMINLCIPFNSIERISNKLTANTWFAYGSSEATPESKAALGVHLDKAQVGLDVILAETNITMEELLDLRVGDVITTEKDSRTPLQVNVNGTPTFQAFAGAFKGRKAIQIERSYERKKPGA, translated from the coding sequence ATGTCAGACAACGTACTGAGTCAGGCAGAAGTCGAGAGCCTTCTCAACGCGATGGAAACCAGCGCGGAACCGGCCAAGAGTCCGGTCGCACCGGTAGCCGATACCGGGTCGCCGTCGCGCGGCTTACGAGGGCGAGAGAAGGTGACCCCGTACGACTTCAAACGGCCCGAGCGAGTCGGCAAAGACCAAATGCGGGCCCTGCAGTCGATGCACGAAGGGTTCAGCCGAAACTTCGGCGCTGCCCTTTCGGCCCTCTTGCGATCGATCGTCGAGGTCAAGCTGACCAGCGTCGATCAGCTGACCTATAGCGAGTTCGTCTTCAGCCTGGAAAACCCCAGTTGCTTCAACCTCTTGGTTGCCGAGCCACTGGAAGGAAACCTGATTCTCGACATCAACCCGTCCATCCTGTATCCGATCATCGATCGTCTGCTGGGGGGCGGCAAAGAAAGTACGCCTGCGTCGCGGCGACCGCTGACCGAAATTGAACTCACACTCGTTTCGCGGATCTCGGATCTCTTCCTGATCGAGCTGAAGGATGCCTGGGAGAATGTTCTTCCGCTGAACCTGCGCGTCGTCCGTGTCGAAAGCAATCCTCAACTGGTTCAGATCGTACCGCCGAATGAAGTCGTGGTGCTGGTCAGCTTCGAGCTGGCCATTGGCGACGTGCGCGGGATGATCAACCTGTGTATCCCGTTCAACTCCATCGAACGAATCAGCAATAAGCTGACCGCCAATACCTGGTTTGCTTACGGTAGCAGCGAAGCAACCCCCGAATCGAAGGCCGCGTTGGGTGTACACCTCGATAAGGCCCAAGTCGGTCTCGATGTGATCCTGGCGGAAACCAATATCACGATGGAAGAGCTACTCGATCTGCGGGTCGGGGACGTGATCACCACTGAAAAAGACTCGCGTACGCCGCTACAGGTCAACGTGAACGGCACCCCAACGTTTCAAGCATTTGCCGGGGCGTTCAAGGGGCGTAAAGCAATTCAGATCGAACGTAGCTACGAACGGAAGAAGCCTGGTGCCTAA